One region of Olleya sp. Hel_I_94 genomic DNA includes:
- a CDS encoding MFS transporter: MKRAKLILPIIVIAQFCCTSLWFAGNGVINDMVLNFNLKLNALGHLTSAVQFGFIIGTLVFAILTIADRFSPSKVFFISALFGATFNLAIIWNGHTLTSLLLLRFLTGFCLAGIYPIGMKIATDYFNTGLGKSLGFLVGALVLGTAFPHLLKDFTSSYPWKSVLITTSTLAVIGGLLILFLVPNGPYRKPSLHTTFKACFTIFKKHNFRHAAFGYFGHMWELYAFWVFTPIMLKQYSINHSIADLNIPLLSFLIIGLGGVACIISGYAAQRIGTKKTAFIALLLSCICCLLSPLLFTVTSTNIFVGFLMFWGMVVVADSPLLSTLIAESATPQLKGTSLTIVNCIGFTISIISIQLLTALIETTTSNGIYVILALGPILGLLALSGKKKPTISQ, from the coding sequence TTGAAACGCGCTAAACTAATACTACCCATAATTGTCATCGCTCAATTTTGCTGTACCTCACTTTGGTTTGCAGGTAATGGTGTGATTAATGACATGGTCCTAAATTTTAATTTAAAGCTTAATGCTTTAGGGCATTTAACATCTGCTGTACAATTTGGATTTATTATTGGAACACTAGTATTTGCTATTTTAACAATTGCAGATCGCTTTTCGCCATCCAAAGTGTTTTTTATAAGCGCCTTGTTTGGAGCAACCTTTAACTTAGCTATTATCTGGAATGGACATACTTTAACAAGCTTATTACTGCTTCGGTTTTTAACAGGTTTTTGTTTAGCTGGTATCTATCCTATTGGTATGAAAATAGCAACGGACTACTTTAATACAGGTTTGGGTAAATCGCTTGGTTTCTTGGTTGGCGCTTTAGTGCTTGGTACTGCTTTTCCGCATTTATTAAAAGATTTTACAAGTAGCTATCCATGGAAGTCTGTATTAATTACAACATCCACACTTGCTGTAATTGGAGGTTTATTAATTTTATTTTTAGTACCAAATGGTCCTTATCGTAAACCTAGTTTACACACTACTTTTAAAGCGTGTTTTACAATCTTTAAAAAACACAACTTTAGACATGCTGCTTTTGGTTATTTTGGTCACATGTGGGAATTATATGCGTTTTGGGTTTTTACACCAATAATGCTTAAACAATATAGTATTAACCATAGTATTGCAGATTTAAATATTCCGTTATTATCTTTTTTAATTATTGGATTAGGAGGTGTTGCCTGTATTATAAGTGGCTATGCTGCACAACGTATTGGGACTAAAAAGACTGCTTTTATAGCATTGCTATTATCTTGTATTTGTTGTTTACTATCGCCTTTACTATTTACAGTAACCTCAACAAATATATTTGTTGGTTTTTTAATGTTTTGGGGAATGGTGGTCGTTGCTGACTCACCATTATTATCGACTTTAATTGCTGAAAGTGCAACACCACAACTTAAAGGCACCTCACTTACTATTGTAAATTGTATTGGTTTTACAATCTCTATAATAAGTATACAATTATTAACTGCTTTAATTGAAACGACTACTTCCAACGGAATTTATGTGATTTTAGCTTTAGGTCCAATTTTGGGTTTACTTGCTTTAAGTGGTAAAAAGAAACCTACTATTAGCCAATAA
- a CDS encoding peptidylprolyl isomerase — MNQVKENNTVKVNYTGKLSDGQIFDTSEGREPLEFTLGQGQLIPGFEKGVIDMKLNEKKTITIAKEEAYGDVNPALIQEVSKADLPQDMTPEVGMGLVSKTQDGRETNLMVVEVKEETIVLDANHPLAGKDLVFDLEVVDIK, encoded by the coding sequence ATGAATCAAGTAAAAGAAAACAACACAGTTAAAGTAAATTACACAGGTAAATTATCTGATGGACAAATTTTTGATACGTCTGAAGGAAGAGAGCCTTTAGAGTTTACTTTAGGTCAAGGACAATTAATTCCTGGTTTTGAAAAAGGAGTTATTGATATGAAATTAAACGAAAAAAAGACCATCACAATTGCTAAAGAAGAAGCTTATGGTGATGTTAATCCAGCTTTAATTCAAGAAGTAAGTAAAGCAGATTTACCTCAGGATATGACGCCAGAAGTAGGTATGGGATTAGTTTCTAAAACACAAGATGGTCGCGAGACTAACTTAATGGTAGTAGAAGTTAAAGAAGAAACTATCGTTTTGGATGCAAACCATCCATTAGCTGGTAAAGATCTTGTTTTTGATTTAGAAGTGGTAGACATCAAATAA
- a CDS encoding PLP-dependent cysteine synthase family protein, whose protein sequence is MKYANNILETIGNTPLVKLNKLTAELPCLVLSKYETFNPGNSVKDRMALQMIEDAEADGRLKPGGTIIEGTSGNTGMGLALAAIIKGYKCIFVMADKQSKEKVDILKAVGAEVVVCPTAVEPEDPRSYYSVSKRLSTEIENSWYVNQYDNPSNAKAHYQSTGPEIWEQTDGKITHFVVGVGTGGTISGVGKYLKEQNPNIKIWGIDTYGSVFKKYHETGIFDENEIYPYVTEGIGEDILPKNVDFSIIDGFTKVTDKDAAVYTQRLSKEEGMFLGNSAGAAIKGVLQLKEHFTKDDVVVVLFHDHGSRYVGKMFNDDWMRKMGYID, encoded by the coding sequence ATGAAATACGCAAATAACATTTTAGAAACCATCGGTAATACACCATTAGTAAAACTAAACAAACTAACAGCAGAGTTACCATGTTTAGTATTGTCTAAATACGAAACCTTTAACCCAGGAAACTCCGTTAAAGACCGTATGGCATTACAAATGATAGAAGATGCAGAAGCAGATGGACGTCTTAAACCAGGAGGAACAATTATAGAAGGGACTTCGGGTAATACAGGAATGGGATTAGCACTAGCAGCAATTATAAAAGGATACAAGTGTATTTTTGTAATGGCAGATAAACAAAGTAAAGAAAAGGTAGATATCTTAAAAGCAGTAGGCGCAGAGGTAGTGGTTTGCCCAACAGCAGTTGAGCCTGAGGATCCAAGATCTTACTACTCGGTATCAAAAAGATTAAGCACAGAAATAGAAAACAGTTGGTACGTAAACCAATATGATAATCCAAGTAATGCCAAAGCACATTACCAAAGTACTGGACCAGAAATTTGGGAACAAACAGATGGTAAAATCACGCACTTTGTTGTTGGTGTAGGTACAGGAGGAACAATCTCTGGAGTTGGTAAATACTTAAAAGAACAAAATCCAAATATTAAAATTTGGGGAATAGATACCTACGGATCGGTATTTAAAAAGTACCACGAAACAGGGATTTTTGACGAAAACGAAATCTACCCATACGTAACAGAAGGTATTGGAGAAGATATCCTTCCAAAAAACGTAGACTTTAGTATTATCGATGGGTTTACTAAAGTAACAGATAAAGATGCTGCAGTATATACACAAAGACTATCAAAAGAAGAAGGTATGTTTTTAGGTAATAGTGCAGGAGCAGCAATTAAAGGTGTGTTACAATTAAAAGAGCACTTTACTAAAGACGATGTTGTAGTGGTATTATTCCATGATCATGGAAGTCGTTATGTTGGTAAAATGTTTAACGACGACTGGATGCGTAAAATGGGTTACATAGACTAA
- a CDS encoding ABC transporter permease, translating to MNFEFFIAKRIIDSKAYKSSISAPIIKIGIVAIALGIIVMMIAIATGIGLQQKIREKVIAFNGHSIIQNYDNNNSQESIRPISTNQDFYPTFKNVPEVTHIQGTATKSGIIRLENDFEYVVIKGVGADYDWQYFKTFLIDGRLPDYTKDISTDVLISQYLANRLQLKLNDRINTYFLREDTTKPPRVITYNIVGVYNSGLQEMDQLYMIGDIKQIQRLNKWEDDQVGRFEVFIDDYNTLEATGDAIFKEVPSTLNAKTVDKEYPFIFEWIKIFDNNIYAIIGIMILVAGINMITALLVLILERTQMIGILKALGSANNSIRRIFLYNAAYLILKGLFWGNVIGLSLLLLQKYFGLFPLDPKTYHVSAVPVYINIGYIIALNIGTFILCLLMLLVPSYIISKISPVKAIRFD from the coding sequence TTGAATTTCGAGTTTTTTATAGCTAAACGCATAATTGATAGTAAAGCGTATAAAAGTAGCATATCGGCACCAATAATAAAAATTGGTATCGTAGCAATTGCATTAGGTATTATTGTAATGATGATTGCTATTGCAACAGGTATTGGTTTACAACAAAAAATCAGAGAAAAAGTAATCGCTTTTAATGGTCATAGTATTATTCAAAATTACGATAATAACAACTCGCAAGAAAGCATAAGACCAATCTCTACCAATCAAGACTTTTATCCAACATTTAAAAATGTACCAGAAGTAACACATATACAAGGTACTGCAACTAAATCCGGAATTATTAGATTAGAAAACGATTTTGAATATGTTGTTATAAAAGGTGTAGGCGCAGACTACGACTGGCAATATTTTAAAACATTTTTAATAGACGGTCGCTTACCTGACTACACAAAGGATATCAGTACAGATGTTTTAATATCGCAATACCTAGCTAATAGATTACAATTAAAATTAAACGATCGTATAAACACCTATTTTTTAAGAGAGGACACCACCAAACCTCCACGTGTGATTACCTATAATATTGTGGGTGTTTACAATTCAGGTTTGCAAGAGATGGACCAACTATATATGATTGGTGACATCAAACAAATCCAACGATTAAACAAATGGGAGGACGACCAAGTAGGGCGTTTCGAGGTTTTTATTGACGATTATAATACCTTAGAAGCCACAGGAGATGCCATTTTTAAAGAGGTGCCTTCTACATTAAATGCTAAAACGGTTGATAAAGAATATCCCTTTATATTCGAGTGGATTAAAATCTTTGACAATAACATTTACGCCATCATCGGGATTATGATATTAGTAGCAGGTATTAACATGATCACAGCATTGCTAGTCTTAATTTTAGAACGTACCCAAATGATAGGTATTTTAAAAGCCTTAGGAAGTGCTAACAATAGCATTCGTAGAATATTTTTATACAACGCAGCCTATTTAATATTAAAAGGACTATTTTGGGGTAATGTCATAGGATTAAGTTTACTATTATTACAAAAATATTTCGGTTTATTCCCATTAGACCCAAAAACCTATCACGTCTCTGCAGTGCCAGTTTACATTAATATAGGTTACATAATAGCGTTAAACATTGGTACCTTTATTTTGTGTTTGTTAATGCTGTTAGTCCCATCATATATTATTTCAAAAATTTCGCCAGTAAAGGCCATCCGTTTTGATTAA
- a CDS encoding exo-beta-N-acetylmuramidase NamZ domain-containing protein: protein MRFNVFKNTALLFVLILISCASKTKNNINETNTVLAKTETTLDNSTTKPIIVGANQTEAYLPLLNGKRVGIVANQTSVIFKNTSLSKTPTYDSNTHIVDTLLDLRVTVKKVFAPEHGFRGTADAGEVVKDGIDTKTNLPIISLYGNNKKPTVAQLQDVDVIIFDIQDVGARFYTYISSLHYVMEACAEQNKTLIVLDRPNPNGHYIDGPILEKEHTSFVGMHPVPVVHGLTIGEYAQMINGENWLNNGVKCNLKVITIKNYNRQMAYDLPIKPSPNLPNAQAINLYPSLCFFEGTNVSAGRGTDLQFQIYGSPFLPKTDYTFTPKSNEGAKYPKHENKVCHGYNLSNIKQQSGLNLSYLINAYNTTSTKSDFFIANGFFTKLAGTKKLQQQIEAGWSEDKIKATWTSGLNDFMVKRKPYLLYQ, encoded by the coding sequence ATGCGATTTAATGTTTTCAAAAATACAGCTTTATTATTTGTTTTAATACTAATTTCTTGCGCTTCTAAAACGAAAAATAATATAAATGAAACTAATACTGTTTTGGCTAAAACCGAAACTACTTTAGACAACAGCACAACTAAGCCTATTATTGTTGGTGCCAACCAAACCGAAGCGTATTTACCTTTATTAAATGGGAAGCGTGTTGGTATAGTTGCTAATCAAACTAGCGTGATCTTTAAAAATACTTCCCTTAGTAAAACACCAACCTATGACAGTAATACCCATATTGTTGATACTTTACTAGACCTACGTGTTACTGTTAAAAAAGTATTTGCTCCAGAACATGGTTTTAGAGGCACTGCAGATGCTGGCGAAGTAGTTAAAGATGGTATTGATACAAAAACTAACTTACCAATAATATCATTATACGGAAATAATAAAAAACCTACCGTTGCACAATTACAAGATGTTGATGTTATAATTTTTGATATACAAGATGTTGGTGCACGTTTTTACACCTATATCTCGTCTTTACATTATGTCATGGAAGCTTGCGCTGAACAAAATAAAACCTTGATTGTTTTAGATAGACCAAATCCAAATGGACATTATATTGATGGTCCAATTTTAGAAAAAGAACATACTAGCTTTGTCGGTATGCATCCTGTACCTGTAGTGCATGGTTTGACTATTGGTGAATATGCACAAATGATTAATGGCGAAAATTGGCTAAACAATGGCGTAAAGTGTAATTTAAAAGTAATTACTATAAAAAATTACAATAGACAAATGGCTTATGACTTACCTATTAAACCGTCTCCAAACTTACCTAATGCTCAGGCTATAAACTTATACCCTAGTTTATGCTTTTTTGAAGGTACCAATGTAAGTGCTGGTCGTGGTACGGATTTGCAGTTCCAGATATATGGTTCGCCTTTTTTACCAAAAACAGATTATACTTTTACGCCTAAATCTAACGAAGGTGCTAAATACCCAAAGCATGAAAACAAAGTATGCCATGGTTATAATTTAAGTAATATTAAACAACAAAGTGGTTTAAACTTAAGCTACTTGATTAACGCTTACAACACTACATCCACTAAATCTGATTTTTTTATTGCTAATGGCTTTTTTACAAAACTTGCTGGTACTAAAAAACTGCAACAACAAATTGAAGCAGGTTGGAGTGAGGACAAAATAAAAGCCACTTGGACAAGTGGCTTGAATGATTTTATGGTTAAACGTAAACCTTATTTATTATATCAATAA